The DNA region GAATGTAGGCTGGTATAGCTAGGTTGTTTAATTTCAATCTAGACACTAGTTTTTGACAATTTGGAAGTCCCAGGTGGTTCAAAAgatgaaataaagaaaagaaatatgttTTTGGCATTTTAATTGGTGATATATTTCAAACTTTCCGATAAGGTATTAAGAATAAGAAGGAACCTCAAGAAGATTAACGTAGCTTTCCTGCAAGAAAGACATTGTAACTGAAACCAAAACAGCCAGCAAATGGCTTAGATACTCAAGATTAGGCAGGAAGGCCGGCCAAGTTCTATGAAGCCGCCGTCTTGCATTTTCTTTCAAACAGAATGGAAGTAACTAGTAAGATACCACAATTTATTTCATTTACTTTCTTACTGAGAAGAACAACATGAACTCATTGATGAAAAAATTTTCTATTGCCTTTTTGCTTGCATTAATAAGATGTGGCAATTTTATAGTGTCATCAATCTTTAAGTCCTTGCAATTTTGTGCCATTGCAGATAGCATTGAGTCTGATGATGAAAAAGATCTCTATTCTGTAATTGGGAGGATCAACAAGCCGGTGAAAAAGAACGGGAGAAATGCCATTGCTCTTTCGCCATTTGGTCTCTCTACCTACAAAATGCAGGAGGACTTGTGGAAGGACCCAAAATCTTTTGACAATGAAACCCTGAACGCACTTTACAATGAAGCATATTACTGGCTGATGCAACTCGGGGTCGAACACCATGACTTCAAATTCTTCGCTACTCACTGACTGTAAACCCTTCGGAACATGTCCTTTTTCATGCCACTATAATATATCATTAACCTTCTGGTGAGACGAGAAATATGTTAACACCAATAAATTCAGTCTACGAGAGAGTCGAATTGAGTGTGGTGAAAGAACCAGCAAGTTCTATTTTGGTAACTACACTTCAGCCATGAGCTGATAGCAATGGATCTTCAGAGTAGGCTTGAACTATACATTTTCTTTTGCCTTTTTTGCTTGGGAATTGACAGCAACTGGATCTTCAGTGTAGCATCGAACTATATATCGTCCAACTACTTTGCCACGGACAGCTTAACAATTAGTTTTGCCTTTGCGCTAAAGATTTTCAGCTGTTTGATTTCACCAATAGACATGTTCTTGATTCATGTACaatatttaatgaaatatttaatactaaatacaaatacTCGATTTGTGTTATTCTATTTCATAAAGCAAACACGAATCATCATTATAATTGCAATCGGTGGCTAATGTTGTGATCAAATCCACACAAATTTACAATAGCGGCAGCGTGCGCTGCTCCCTTGCCAGCATTCGTGTTCTCACCACCGCCGCCAAATCCACAAACCGCAAGTGAAAAGAGAGCAAGATTGTGGATATGCAATCCTCCCCTACTCCAcctctctcctcttcctcctcggcTGCCTGTCTCAGAAAGCCCATACACCGCCGGTGCTGCTGCTGCCGCCGCCGTCTCCTGGTAACCACCCTCCGAGACCCGTCTCCCTGTCATCTAGCTAAATAGAAATCATTTTGCATTACATTGAAATACACTCATATTGTGTTTCATGGAGGGAGGAAGAGAGATGCAGTAGTTTAAGTGGAGGGAAAAGCAAAGAACTGaaatatattatatgattttttttgcACTGTATTGAATATTGTTTACTTGGATTGtaacgaaagaaaaaaaaaagtccaCTTGTTTGTTTGTGATAATTATATGCTTAAGTTTCAATTTTCTACATTTTCACACAATTTACATGGAAATTAAATACAGAAATGGGATGAAATTTAAGTCCTACTACCTAGTGCCTTCAATGTGTCCCCAGGGTGTAACACAGTTGGGGGCGCATGGTTTCGTGGCCGaaaggtccagggttcgatcctcggggtgtcattgtCTGGGATTAGCGTCTCGGCTATGTGCTTTCAGCTgtatacctgcatttacctccctccatatccgtgggaccggctctaggggggccgctgatgtggcggttctacatttttttttaaatgtaaagagaaactttatttctttttccctctTATTGTTGGGATCGTTGACCGGCTAGAAGAGAAGTTGAATAGTCATGCATAAAATCAAAAcaaacgaacctttctcggacttaaaagaacacttgcataaacaataaataaaaaaaattgaaatatagAGACTCAGAgaattttacttgattacaaccagagaggttgttaatccaaggaaatgatgcacactaatttctcctttaggcggagaagtctttttatAGCAATGAAAGCTCAAAaaggaagaagctaaacaaaacagaaaagctcacaagtgttgtatcaAGAATTGCTTGTTGTTTCTAGCTTCTGGCACCAAAGCTGtttttatagccttggtcgagttGTCTGGAaagttccaggcacctggagggggataaaactttatccccttcgcaacggatcgtggtcaaacgcGATCCGGATAGAATTCAATTCCGGATGCTTggagtctaggcgcccggaagtggaaagtcaaccatgttgactttttcagtccggcccttccgctccggctctgcttCAGCTTCGCacgcttgagtgatttcggccatccggaatagggttcacccgaactcaacttccggccttctcctcaagcaagcttccgctccggcttctcgtacctcggaatcatcgcatgcttccttctcgtccgctagcgtactcttccgcagcttcgtccctcgggcgcattgagtccgtcggctctctcccgtgccgaccttctcgctagctgcgtcttttactccctgagcaatcttccgctccagcttctcgtccctcagaaacatcgCACGTTCCCttttcgtccaccggtgtactcttccgcaacaccttgtccctcagacgcaccgagctcatcagctctctctcgtgccgtacttctcgctagttgcgtcttttgctcgacttcctgtgctcctaagttcctgcacatttagacacagggttaaacacaacaggacctaacctaacttagttgatcacatcaaaaccacattgggattccaacaatctctccctttttgatgtgagcaacccaagttaagttagggtaaacaaacataAAGTACTATaaggtaaaaataataaattttgcaataatgtacaaaaaaacataaaaaatcttaaagctacctcccctagacttaatattcccttctcccttttgatcacataaaaaatggggtatcaTAAAATCTATgggtaacttttataaaactctgattttcaaataattttgaaaattttatcaagattgaaaattctaaaaattattttgatattaaaaaaatttataataattttagaaactttaagtgttgcaaaaaaaaatttctaaataagaaaattttaaacagaaaatttttctaagtttaaagataaatttttttttgcaacatataaaataaattttgataaagaaaaatttataaaataacttaaaactttaagttaaaaaaaaatgagaaatttttctaagttaaacaaatttgtagagaaaaatttgagaatttttcaaaaaaaattgagtaactatttaaagcattatctaattttaattttaatgctctatcaattagtcaattaaatattttatttcaatatttggcatccaggctgtggcgaggcactaggcctttttggttattggatcatcaattacttctagacaaagtcttttaaagaaattcaaacgtttaattttctcgctgaaagcactAAGTCTAATTCAACTTTAATTAAGACAAGtctttggaactcaatataggttccttccaacagAGTTAACTAGAAATTTGTTAGGTAAACTTTTCCTtgacaattttaaaattttccctttgtgatatttaaatttccaaTGCAGTTCttcataatttctaaaattcgaagtaaagaattttgaacatgtatgatttttcaaattttctacttctattttcaaattgtcattttctagctttaatttatcaaaatcttctaatggacaagattttgctagaattaattttagctctatatttttttttctaatttgcaacaatatgtagttagtaatttaacaaatttaaataacttgtcAGGTGAGAGAGATCAAACCTGACTCGCCTTGTCGATCTTGTTGTtcatagctccccctgaactgctactttcttcttatgtagctcctccttcatcaatgctctcgatgctcatttcaaacGAGCTTTCTTCGTGTTCGTCTTCTGGTAGGTACTCGGCTATTAGAGTTGTTTCGACGATTTCCTCGATTTCAGATTCTTTTGATGACTTGGTGtctatcgaggagttggattcgacttcttttggttcttcatgaaacttcaagaacttttcccaaagttcttttgtactCTGGTAGTCGCCGATTTTATCGAGATCTTCAACCGGTAGTATGCttaaaagatgaaattcagccttaACATTTGACGTAAAATCGTTATGCTACTTTTTGGTCTAGAGGCGTTTTTCGATTTCTTCTTCGTTCGTATTCTTTGacgcttcataaccatatttcattattaataaaatattaaaatatgttttaagaaatacctccattcgtcgcttccaaaatgcgaactccccctcgaacattgGTGGGTAAATGTTAGCTgtgaccatctcgttgcttcagtcggtggttatTCCTTCTGAGTCgttctgactctgataccacttgttgggaccgttggccggctagaacgggggttgaatagccctgcacaaaatcaaaacaaacgaaCCTTTttcggacttaaaagaacacttgcataaacaataaataaaagaaactgaaagatgACTCAGAGAGttgtacttggttacaaccagggaggttcttaatccaaggaaatgatgcgcactaatttctccttaaggcggagaagtctctttacaacAATAAAAGCACAGAAAGGAAGAAGTTAAACAAAACAGAAAAactcacaagtgttgtattaaGAATTGCTTGTTGTTTCTAGCTTctgggaccaaggctgtatttatagccttggtcgggccgcctggaagggttccaggcacctggagggggataaaactttatccccttcacaaAGGATCGCGGTCAAATGCGATCCAGATAGAATTCAATTCCGAACGCCCGGAGTCTAGGCGCCCAGAACTGGAAAGTCAAccacgttgactttttcagtctgggccttccgctccagctccgcttcGGCTTCGcacgcttgggtgattttggtcatctggaataaggctcacccaaacccaacttccgaccttctcctcaagcaacttctgctccggcttctcgtagctcggaatcgtcgcatgcttccttctcgtccgccagcgtactcttccgcagcttcgtCCCTTGGACGTAGTGAgctcatcggctctctcccgtgcctatcttctcgctagctgcgtcttttgctccccgagtaatcttccgctccagcgTCTCGTCTCTCATAAACATCGCAcgttcccttctcgtccaccggtgtactcttccgcaacacctcgtccctctgaCACACCGAGCTCGTTGGTTCTCTCCtatatcgtccttctcgctagttgtgtcttttgctcaacttcttgtgctcctaaattcctgtacacttaaacacagggttaaacacaacaagacttaacctaacttagttgatcacatcaaaactaccttaggatTCGAACCCTTACTTTCGTCCAAATGAGTGATAGACTGTTTCACTAAATGCTAGTTTAGTTAAAAATTGCCTATTAATTGTAAGATAGGCGAACTTCCCCATAAGTCTTCGATAGCAATAACACTCCTCAAAATCATCATACATTCTGACCACAGCTTTTGATTCAGTATAACTACAATATTTTGCCTTTATGTAAATCATTTTCTTCCAAAAATATTAATGCAAATCTTTTGGTGATTGGATCTAAAAGCATATGCGCTAGGAAAATAATGTGGCTTTTCCGGATCTTTATAACAATTTGGTTTTGACAGGATTTTTTAACTTCTACTAACCTTGTTAAGTTTTCAGGAGATTCAGTTATCCACTTACAATGGACCTGAAGAAGTTtgagttttcatgtgaaaacagaGGGATTTGTTGTTGCACTGCTCACTTGGACCTCAAGAACTTTCAACCTGCGCTCTAAGATATCAAGCTTCTTGCTCAAAGCAGCCAATTTACTCTTTGTTGTAGCCTCTGCAAACACAATAGACGTATGTGGAGATAACAAATACTGCAGTTTCCAGTCTAGTTTATGACAGCTTTCCGACATATGTAAGCATATGAGTGTTTGGTAATGTAATTATAATTCCTATAAATTTCTATGGAACTAGGGGTGGCAATTCGGTTCGGATTCGGATTGACGGGTTCGGGTTGGCaggttggtgagttggcaaaTGACAATCTGAACCCGATCTGATTATTAATTCGGGTCAAACTATTCAACCTGAACTTGATTTGTTTATTTGCactcgacccgaacccgacccgtttgACACGGTTGATCTGTTTGACCCGGTTGATCTgtttgacccgtttgacccgaacATGACATGAATTCATTAAAGAAATttttgtatattaaattaaaaaattaaaaaaaacatttatctACACAAATTGAAAATCCATATAATAAATGATAAGTCATAGCAACATTGCAATCAATAGCATATCTCTATCTTTAggatttttaacttttttaaatttgtaattttagtttaaatttataatatttataaacgggttcgcgAGTTGTAATTGagtcatttcaggttgacccgaaccAGACCTAtttattaattgggtcaattGGGTCGACCCGATTTCAACCCAAACCCGAAATTACccaaccctaacctgattttttcgtATTCGATTCGGGTCAtgttttcgtgtcgggtcaaaaattgcCACCCTTATATGGAACAACTATTTCAATGTTTGGTTGCAATTCGTAATACCAATTACCATGAAATCATGATTCTCAAATTAGTTTTTCCTTACTCTACCACACAAAAAGTCATTTCTCATATATTTCTTGCTTATTCCAATAGGCTAAGGCTAGTTAGGTCATTCAGGTCGGATAGATTGGTTGGGCTAGCGTTGAGCCAGACCATATAGGAATGTTTCACATTGTGAAAAGTATTGCTAGACTATTCTGTATAACGATCTTACAACAATCCTACAAACTAGATACAAGAATAGGTATTGTATGTCTATTACGTTCCATAATCAAACTAAGAAATATCTATTATTATTCTATTCCTTGCCTATTTTATTCCTTAGGAATAATGTTATCTGTATAGATTGATTTGAGTGTTAATCGGGTTCATAAATACTAACTTGCATCGAGACACGAATTTAGTAATAGGAGAATACAGAGAAGAAAAAACTAAACTTTAAAGGTCATGGCATTATGAATAAACCGAAGACTAAGCATCAGGGATCAAATAATGGAAAATCTGAAAAGATTT from Zingiber officinale cultivar Zhangliang chromosome 4B, Zo_v1.1, whole genome shotgun sequence includes:
- the LOC121975408 gene encoding uncharacterized protein LOC121975408 isoform X1 encodes the protein MVTANIYPPMFEGEFAFWKRRMEMTGRRVSEGGYQETAAAAAAPAVYGLSETGSRGGRGERWSRGGLHIHNLALFSLAVCGFGGGGENTNAGKGAAHAAAIVNLCGFDHNISHRLQL
- the LOC121975408 gene encoding uncharacterized protein LOC121975408 isoform X2, with the protein product MANASISSCNSMTGRRVSEGGYQETAAAAAAPAVYGLSETGSRGGRGERWSRGGLHIHNLALFSLAVCGFGGGGENTNAGKGAAHAAAIVNLCGFDHNISHRLQL